A window from Osmia lignaria lignaria isolate PbOS001 chromosome 8, iyOsmLign1, whole genome shotgun sequence encodes these proteins:
- the LOC143305519 gene encoding uncharacterized protein LOC143305519, with product MESDAIVEGFKTSVEKRGLIYSTLIADGDSSVYKKIIDADPYKAQIRVKKIECTNHLLRNFCRKMKEVVKMTTPGPFRRIVESSIRRMRADIVKAAEYRYSQQVTTAEKIKNLYADIHNVPSHVFGEHADCSKLQYFCDGTSKKDEKNIVPELMKMGVYEQIKDILRPLLAHAESLLYNSNNNAVESFNGIIAKYTGGKRLNFGERGSYTGRCAAAVLQYNTKQVLSRLNTAMNKEPPVILRKIENRRKKENEKYSEKRKEKKITKHVRKQFRSEKDSNYEPNAEKPDMANNIYELEQKKHMEMLQNWQNRRDAIEEETIGQAKNPRWLNYKSKLLTASNFGRICRRRIGTLCGNSVKSLVYPRLISAPAVQYGQECEKFAREQLSVCIGVEIKECGLFIDSAIPFLGASPDGLIDEEGIVEIKCPKTAENLLPEEAIKSVAVIRRIFADAEGNELNRNHYYYYQVQGQLHVTGRKYCLFCIWTRKGLKYIRVDRDDNFWQKNMEPKLIQFYLLCMLPELIDSRYNRGMPIREPQFITEERASLEKRKRSLSESSTNIATVRRRTAL from the coding sequence atggaaagtgacgctatagtcgaaggcttcaagaccagcgtagaaaaacgtgggctgatttattcaacactgattgctgatggggacagcagcgtttataaaaaaattatagatgcagatccatataaagcacagattcgtgtaaaaaaaattgaatgcacgaatcatttattgcgaaacttttgcagaaaaatgaaagaagttgtaaagatgacaacacctggtccattcagaagaatcgttgaaagcagcattcggcgaatgcgtgcggacatagtaaaagccgcagagtacagatacagtcagcaagtaacaaccgctgaaaaaattaagaatttgtatgccgacatacacaatgttcctagccatgtttttggtgaacacgcagattgttcaaaactacaatacttctgcgatggaacgagtaaaaaagatgaaaagaacattgttcccgaattgatgaagatgggagtgtacgAACAAATCAAAGATatacttcgacctctgttggcgcatgctgagagtttgctgtataacagcaacaataatgccgtagaaagtttcaacggaatcatcgcaaaatatacaggaggaaaaagattgaatttcggcgagaggggatcttacacgggaagatgtgctgctgctgtcctacagtataacacaaaacaagtgttgtcgcgtctgaatacggcgatgaacaaggaaccgcccgttattttacgcaaaatagaaaatagaaggaagaaagaaaatgagaaatacagtgaaaagagaaaggaaaaaaaaattacaaagcacgtgcggaaacaattccgttctgaaaaggattccaattacgAACCAAAtgctgaaaagccggatatggctaacaatatttatgaattagagcaaaaaaaacatatggaaatgttacagaattggcaaaatagaagagatgccattgaagaagaaaccatcggtcaagcgaaaaatccgagatggttgaattacaaatctaaattattgacggcctcaaatttcggacgaatatgccgtcgtcgaattggcacgctctgtggaaattcagtgaagtcgttagtatatccacgactgattagtgcacctgcagtacaatatggacaggaatgcgaaaaattcgcacgtgaacaactaagtgtgtgcattggtgttgaaattaaagaatgtggattatttattgatagtgccatcccgttcttaggagcttcgccagatggacttatagacgaagagggcattgtggaaatcaaatgtccgaaaacggcggagaatttattgccggaggaggcaatcaaaagtgttgcagttattcggcgtatatttgcagacgcagaaggaaatgaattgaacaggaaccactactattactaccaagtacaaggacaattacatgtcacaggtagaaaatattgcttattttgtatttggacccgaaaagggttaaagtacattagagtcgatagagacgataatttttggcaaaagaatatggagccaaaattaattcaattttatttattgtgcatgttacccgaattaatagatagccggtacaatagaggaatgcccattcgggagcctcaatttataacagaggagagagcaagcttggaaaagcgcaaaaggtctctctcagaaagtagcacgaatattgctactgtccggcgtcgcactgcactgtaa